One genomic segment of Corynebacterium durum includes these proteins:
- a CDS encoding class I SAM-dependent methyltransferase, with the protein MRASEAVTNQESSAANRSWWDYDANNYHQEHPNYLGSTSPTGEFYWCPEMLHERDIRLLGDARTSRVLEIGCGSAPCSRWLAADGAGFVTGFDISANMIAHAGETTVPLVQADAVDMPYRDSSFDIAFSTFGAIPFVADSAGLMREVARVLRPGGRFVFSITHPMRWIFPDNPGEGGLTVFTSYFNRSPYVERNPDTGTATYVEHHRTLGDRIRELIAAGFIIDDVIEPEWPDHLTEEWGQWSPLRGKLFPGTAIFVSHLEENS; encoded by the coding sequence ATGAGAGCATCCGAAGCCGTGACGAACCAGGAGTCCTCCGCAGCCAATCGTTCCTGGTGGGACTATGATGCCAACAACTACCATCAGGAGCACCCCAATTATCTCGGTTCCACCTCCCCCACCGGCGAATTCTACTGGTGCCCCGAGATGCTTCACGAACGCGATATTCGCCTACTTGGCGACGCCCGCACCTCCCGAGTGCTGGAGATAGGCTGCGGGTCTGCACCCTGCTCGCGCTGGCTCGCGGCTGACGGCGCCGGGTTTGTGACGGGCTTTGACATTTCCGCCAACATGATCGCCCACGCAGGCGAGACCACAGTGCCGCTTGTTCAGGCCGACGCCGTGGACATGCCGTACCGCGATTCTTCCTTTGACATCGCCTTTTCCACATTCGGCGCCATTCCCTTTGTCGCTGATTCAGCCGGGTTGATGCGGGAAGTCGCACGAGTCCTGCGACCAGGAGGACGCTTTGTCTTTTCCATCACACACCCCATGCGATGGATCTTCCCCGACAACCCCGGCGAAGGCGGCCTCACAGTATTCACCAGCTATTTCAACCGCTCGCCCTATGTTGAACGCAACCCAGACACCGGCACAGCAACCTACGTGGAGCATCACCGCACACTCGGCGACCGTATTCGCGAGCTCATAGCCGCTGGTTTCATTATCGACGACGTGATTGAACCCGAGTGGCCCGACCACCTCACCGAAGAATGGGGGCAATGGTCGCCACTACGTGGCAAACTATTCCCCGGAACGGCGATTTTTGTTTCACACCTGGAGGAAAACTCATGA
- a CDS encoding DUF4185 domain-containing protein, whose protein sequence is MHISLNAQRKRHSTFAITTIACLVSMMLIDAPTATAEPCSRRAAPAGPSLSSQLSSGSNGLSSGAGSSNPPWLNGSPGELPVLKGHTQAIQSLTGPGSNPRTDRLFDIAGTDLGIAYKDAAGHTMLVFGDTMACDGSAGEWRSNTIMRTSDNNYTDGVTVEEALTEHGYARQGRAREFIPSLKEPGVEHTVIPTAGITVNGVQYIDFMSVRSWGRPGEWFTNYAATVSSTDGENWTVVPGSQRANKGPSMPGGGQYRAGNERIQMSAFVEHGGYIYRFSTPSGRDGSAIVARAPKAQFPKEDAFEFFDGAGWSATPTRAAAVIDGSVSELSVAWNPYLGKFIALYIDGNGMVLRTADSPTGPWSSKRMLVDTATIGDLYGGFILPSNNDHNLYFVATTWSNYNVMVMRTNLSELFGVPLLASGDVNPDPVADDGLEVVEVLKPEQVAAATADDGVVTEDDVVTR, encoded by the coding sequence GTGCATATTTCTTTAAACGCGCAGCGTAAGCGCCACAGTACTTTTGCTATCACAACAATAGCGTGCCTTGTGTCCATGATGCTTATCGACGCCCCGACTGCCACCGCCGAGCCCTGCTCCCGTCGTGCGGCTCCCGCAGGACCTTCCCTGTCAAGCCAGCTATCCTCTGGATCGAATGGCCTATCGAGCGGCGCTGGCAGCTCCAATCCGCCATGGTTGAACGGCTCCCCCGGCGAACTTCCTGTGCTGAAAGGCCACACCCAGGCGATCCAGTCACTGACCGGCCCAGGCTCAAACCCCCGTACCGACCGCCTTTTCGACATCGCGGGCACCGACCTCGGCATCGCGTACAAAGATGCTGCCGGGCACACCATGCTGGTATTCGGCGACACCATGGCCTGCGACGGCTCCGCTGGAGAATGGCGCAGCAATACCATCATGCGCACCAGCGACAATAACTACACCGACGGCGTAACTGTTGAGGAAGCACTGACAGAACACGGATATGCACGACAAGGACGCGCCCGGGAGTTTATCCCTTCCTTGAAAGAACCAGGTGTTGAACACACCGTGATTCCCACCGCAGGTATCACAGTAAACGGAGTCCAGTACATTGACTTCATGTCTGTACGTAGCTGGGGACGCCCCGGCGAATGGTTCACCAACTACGCAGCAACCGTCTCCTCCACTGACGGTGAAAACTGGACAGTGGTGCCGGGATCCCAGCGTGCCAACAAAGGCCCATCGATGCCCGGCGGCGGACAGTACCGCGCCGGGAACGAGCGCATTCAAATGTCAGCGTTTGTAGAACACGGTGGATACATCTACCGTTTCAGCACCCCATCGGGGCGTGATGGCAGCGCAATTGTGGCCCGCGCCCCTAAAGCACAATTCCCCAAGGAAGACGCTTTCGAGTTTTTCGACGGTGCAGGCTGGTCGGCCACGCCAACACGAGCCGCAGCCGTGATTGACGGCAGTGTTTCCGAACTCTCGGTTGCGTGGAACCCCTACCTCGGAAAATTCATTGCCCTCTACATCGACGGCAATGGCATGGTGCTGCGGACCGCCGATTCTCCCACCGGACCATGGAGCAGCAAACGCATGCTGGTGGATACCGCCACTATTGGCGACCTCTACGGTGGTTTCATCCTCCCCTCGAATAATGACCACAACCTGTATTTCGTGGCCACCACCTGGTCAAACTACAACGTGATGGTAATGCGCACCAACCTTAGTGAACTCTTCGGCGTTCCGCTCTTGGCCTCTGGCGATGTCAACCCGGATCCGGTTGCCGACGACGGCCTAGAGGTTGTTGAGGTTCTCAAGCCCGAGCAGGTCGCGGCCGCCACCGCCGATGACGGTGTGGTCACAGAGGACGACGTGGTGACACGTTAA
- a CDS encoding glucose PTS transporter subunit IIA yields the protein MASKVATASQSILDNVGGADNIASLTHCATRLRFQLVDQSKADQTALDDIPEVLGVVPQGSTGLQVVMGGDVANYYQELVKLPGVDKSGEEKKAASSGKKEYGGVRGRFGWVDYCFEFLSDTFRPILWALLGASLIITILVLCDTAGIQDFRAEVQPPTFQFMHAMWRSVFYFLPIMVGATAARKLGANEWVGAAIPAALLTPEFLAMKELPDTVVTQNSVGVDIYTVDVWGIPMVLNDYGGQVFPPMLAAIALYWLEKGLKRIIPAAVQMVFVPFICLLVLIPATAFLLGPFGIGVGNGISSALEAINNFSPFILAIVIPLLYPFLVPLGLHWPLNAIMIQNINTLGYDFIQGPMGAWNFACFGVVAGVLVVSWREKNRQMRQVSFGSLMAGLLGGISEPSLYGVLLRFRKTYMRLLPGCFAGGVVMGLFSVKAYAFVFTSALTTVAMKPTFGYIIGITVAFVTSFLLVVFFDYRSADEKAEVLAQIAAEEGKEDSDDAAGDDAPAAAASAEAAAPVAAAATATATASATATAVAEAPAKTALEPGAVTELTAPLEGKALPLSEVPDPIFAGGRLGDGVAIEPSNNTVVAPADAKVLMVQKSGHAVALRLDSGVEVLIHVGLDTVQLGGEGFDVHVTRNQKVTAGEPLITFDPQVVKAAGYPLITPVVVSNTKKFEKVEGHPADQVTADSVIITTTAKSEKSD from the coding sequence ATGGCGTCAAAAGTTGCGACGGCATCGCAGTCGATTCTTGACAATGTGGGCGGGGCGGACAACATTGCCAGCCTGACTCACTGTGCGACGCGTTTGCGCTTTCAGCTTGTCGATCAGTCCAAGGCTGATCAGACCGCATTGGATGATATTCCTGAAGTCTTGGGCGTTGTTCCTCAGGGTTCAACCGGCCTTCAAGTGGTGATGGGCGGCGACGTTGCCAATTATTACCAGGAACTCGTCAAATTGCCGGGTGTGGATAAGAGCGGCGAGGAAAAGAAAGCAGCAAGCTCCGGCAAGAAAGAATACGGCGGTGTCCGAGGACGATTCGGGTGGGTTGATTACTGCTTTGAATTCCTCTCTGACACGTTCCGTCCGATTCTGTGGGCTCTACTGGGGGCCTCACTGATTATTACGATTCTGGTGCTGTGTGATACTGCCGGTATTCAGGATTTCCGTGCCGAGGTCCAGCCTCCAACGTTCCAGTTCATGCACGCCATGTGGCGCAGCGTTTTCTATTTCCTGCCGATTATGGTGGGTGCTACTGCTGCCAGGAAGTTGGGCGCTAACGAGTGGGTGGGTGCCGCTATTCCGGCAGCCCTGCTCACACCGGAATTTTTGGCCATGAAAGAGCTGCCAGACACTGTGGTGACACAAAACTCGGTGGGCGTCGACATTTACACTGTTGACGTCTGGGGCATTCCGATGGTGCTGAATGATTACGGTGGGCAGGTGTTCCCGCCGATGCTTGCTGCTATCGCGCTGTACTGGTTGGAAAAGGGCCTGAAGAGGATCATCCCGGCCGCAGTGCAGATGGTGTTTGTGCCGTTTATTTGTTTGCTGGTTCTTATTCCGGCAACAGCGTTCCTGCTCGGTCCCTTCGGTATCGGTGTAGGTAATGGCATTTCCAGCGCGCTGGAAGCTATCAATAATTTCTCCCCGTTCATTCTGGCTATTGTGATTCCGCTGCTGTACCCGTTCTTGGTGCCCTTGGGTCTGCACTGGCCACTGAACGCCATCATGATTCAGAACATCAACACCCTGGGTTACGACTTCATCCAGGGCCCCATGGGTGCCTGGAACTTTGCTTGCTTCGGTGTTGTCGCCGGCGTGCTTGTCGTTTCGTGGCGTGAGAAGAACCGTCAGATGCGCCAGGTTTCCTTTGGTAGCTTGATGGCCGGTTTGCTGGGCGGTATTTCTGAACCGTCCCTGTATGGTGTGCTGCTGCGTTTCCGTAAGACCTACATGCGTCTGCTTCCCGGCTGTTTCGCTGGCGGTGTTGTTATGGGTCTGTTCTCGGTGAAGGCATATGCGTTTGTGTTTACCTCCGCACTGACCACCGTCGCCATGAAACCAACCTTCGGCTACATCATTGGTATTACTGTCGCCTTTGTGACGTCCTTCCTGCTGGTGGTGTTCTTCGACTACCGCTCCGCCGATGAGAAGGCTGAGGTTCTGGCCCAGATCGCCGCTGAGGAAGGCAAGGAAGATTCGGACGATGCTGCGGGTGACGACGCCCCAGCTGCCGCAGCTTCTGCCGAGGCTGCTGCTCCTGTTGCTGCCGCAGCGACCGCAACGGCAACCGCGAGTGCCACAGCCACTGCAGTGGCGGAAGCACCTGCGAAGACGGCCCTCGAACCCGGCGCGGTAACCGAACTGACGGCACCCCTTGAAGGCAAGGCTCTCCCATTGTCGGAGGTTCCTGACCCGATTTTCGCTGGTGGTCGTCTCGGCGATGGCGTTGCCATCGAACCCAGCAACAACACGGTGGTTGCTCCTGCAGATGCCAAGGTACTCATGGTGCAGAAGAGCGGTCATGCCGTGGCGCTGCGCCTGGATAGTGGCGTGGAAGTTCTCATTCACGTGGGTCTTGATACAGTGCAGCTCGGTGGTGAGGGCTTTGATGTTCATGTCACCCGTAACCAGAAGGTGACCGCGGGTGAGCCGTTGATCACCTTTGACCCGCAGGTGGTCAAGGCGGCTGGCTATCCGCTGATCACCCCGGTTGTGGTGTCCAACACCAAGAAGTTTGAGAAGGTGGAGGGCCATCCAGCCGACCAGGTGACTGCCGACTCGGTGATCATCACCACCACGGCGAAATCTGAGAAGTCAGACTAG
- the rpsA gene encoding 30S ribosomal protein S1 has protein sequence MPTNNTPQVAVNDIGSAEDFLAAVDATIKYFNDGDIVEGTVVKVDRDEVLLDIGYKTEGVIPSRELSIKHDVDPGEVVQVGDEIDALVLTKEDKEGRLILSKKRAQYERAWGAIEELKEKDEPVTGTVIEVVKGGLILDIGLRGFLPASLVEMRRVRDLDPYIGQEIEAKIIELDKNRNNVVLSRRAWLEQTQSEVRSEFLHQLQKGQVRKGVVSSIVNFGAFVDLGGVDGLVHVSELSWKHIDHPSEVVAVGDEVTVEVLDVDLDRERVSLSLKATMEDPWRVFARTHAVGQIVPGKVTKLVPFGAFVRVEEGIEGLVHISELAERHVEVPDQVVGVNEEAMVKVIDIDLERRRISLSLKQADEDYTEDFDPSKYGMADSYDEQGNYIFPEGFDPETNEWLEGFDAQRQEWEDRYAESERRFQLHTAQIERHRAAAAASAAEEGSTPSNYSSDDAAAAPAAPAADAEAEVSGSLASDEQLAALREKLAGN, from the coding sequence ATGCCCACCAACAACACCCCTCAGGTTGCCGTCAATGACATTGGCTCCGCTGAGGACTTCCTCGCCGCAGTCGACGCAACCATCAAGTACTTCAACGATGGCGATATCGTGGAAGGTACCGTCGTTAAGGTTGACCGCGACGAGGTACTGCTCGACATCGGCTACAAAACCGAAGGTGTGATTCCTTCTCGCGAACTTTCCATCAAGCACGATGTCGATCCGGGCGAGGTCGTCCAGGTTGGCGACGAAATTGATGCACTGGTTCTGACCAAGGAGGACAAGGAAGGCCGCCTCATCCTCTCCAAGAAGCGCGCACAGTACGAGCGTGCCTGGGGTGCCATTGAGGAACTCAAGGAGAAGGACGAGCCGGTCACCGGTACTGTCATTGAGGTTGTCAAGGGCGGCCTCATTCTGGACATCGGCCTCCGCGGTTTCCTTCCCGCATCTCTTGTTGAGATGCGTCGCGTTCGTGACCTGGATCCTTACATCGGCCAGGAAATCGAAGCAAAGATCATCGAGCTGGACAAGAACCGCAACAATGTTGTGCTGTCCCGTCGTGCATGGCTTGAGCAGACCCAGTCTGAGGTTCGCTCTGAGTTCCTGCACCAGCTTCAGAAGGGCCAGGTCCGCAAGGGCGTCGTGTCCTCCATCGTCAACTTCGGCGCATTCGTCGATCTGGGCGGTGTGGACGGACTGGTTCACGTTTCCGAGCTGTCCTGGAAGCACATTGATCATCCTTCCGAGGTTGTCGCTGTTGGCGATGAAGTCACCGTCGAGGTCCTTGACGTTGATCTTGATCGCGAGCGCGTCTCCCTGTCCCTGAAGGCCACCATGGAAGATCCGTGGCGCGTCTTTGCTCGCACCCACGCTGTTGGCCAGATCGTTCCTGGTAAGGTCACCAAACTGGTTCCGTTCGGCGCGTTCGTCCGCGTCGAAGAGGGCATCGAGGGTCTGGTTCACATCTCCGAACTGGCAGAGCGCCACGTTGAGGTGCCGGACCAGGTTGTCGGCGTCAACGAAGAAGCAATGGTCAAGGTCATCGATATTGACCTTGAGCGTCGCCGCATCTCCCTGTCCCTGAAGCAGGCTGATGAGGACTACACCGAGGACTTTGACCCGTCGAAGTACGGCATGGCCGACTCCTACGACGAGCAGGGTAACTACATCTTCCCCGAGGGCTTCGACCCAGAGACCAACGAATGGCTCGAAGGTTTTGATGCCCAGCGTCAGGAATGGGAAGACCGTTACGCCGAGTCCGAGCGTCGCTTCCAGCTGCACACCGCTCAGATTGAGCGCCACCGCGCAGCTGCTGCCGCTAGCGCAGCTGAGGAAGGCTCCACTCCTTCCAACTACTCGTCTGACGATGCCGCTGCTGCCCCCGCAGCTCCTGCCGCTGACGCAGAGGCTGAGGTCAGTGGCTCCCTCGCTTCCGATGAGCAGCTTGCAGCCCTCCGTGAGAAGCTGGCCGGCAACTAA
- the polA gene encoding DNA polymerase I codes for MLIDGHSMAFRAFYALPAENFATTGGQHTNAVYGFLSMLTNLIKEEQPTHVAVAFDVGRHTFRSEMFPEYKAQRDATPEEFKGQVELIKQVLEPLGITTLEKENYEADDIIATLSTAAEPLGFETLIVTGDRDSFQLVNGTTTVLYPMRGVSTLHRFTPDAVEEKYGLTPQQYPDFAALRGDPSDNLPGIPGVGEKTAQKWIVQYGSLANLLDHADEVKGKVGNSLRERLDQVKLNRDLTAMVKDVSLPVTPDQLELQPAQVAEVAAKFDELEFGTNLRERVLSVVEADGAAPDVVEETAREVVVDTQPLGEWLAARAGQGLALAVAGNPQPADGDAWSLALLDAQSHAVAVDLAAITEEEERVLAEWLASENPKYLHHAKAAFHMLAGRGFELNGIAQDTAIAAYLLRPGQRTYELKDVYQRHLQRQLSEEENTGQLSLLDAPDDSRPLIDQASAIYELAVELTKELQKINEFELYRDLEVPLIGVLARMEAAGIAVDVATLEEQRDQFVDMVANEEAAARELANDPNLNLSSPKQLQVVLFETLSMPKTKKTKTGYSTAAKEIEALAVTNPHPFLDHLLAHREYQKMKTTLDGLIKAVGADGRIHTTFNQTVASTGRLSSTDPNLQNIPVRTPAGRKIRSAFVVGSGYETLLTADYSQIEMRVMAHLSGDAGLIDAYKRGEDLHNYVGSRVFDVPVDQVTPELRRRVKAMSYGLVYGLSAFGLAQQLGIPQGEAKRIMENYFERFGGVKRYLDDVVVEARNEGYTATLFGRRRYLPELLSDNRVARENAERAALNAPIQGTAADIIKVAMLRVDTALKKAGITSRVLLQVHDELVVEIAPGELEQVQEIVEREMDNAITLTVPLEVSAGHGPNWDAAAH; via the coding sequence ATGCTCATTGACGGGCATTCGATGGCTTTTCGCGCGTTTTATGCCCTGCCTGCGGAGAACTTCGCCACGACGGGAGGGCAGCACACGAACGCGGTGTATGGGTTTTTGTCGATGCTCACTAACCTCATCAAGGAGGAGCAGCCGACGCACGTGGCCGTGGCGTTTGACGTTGGGCGCCACACGTTCCGTTCGGAGATGTTTCCCGAGTATAAGGCTCAGCGTGATGCCACGCCCGAGGAGTTTAAGGGTCAGGTTGAGTTGATTAAGCAGGTGCTTGAGCCGCTGGGAATTACCACCTTGGAGAAGGAGAACTACGAGGCCGACGATATTATCGCCACGCTTTCGACAGCCGCTGAGCCCCTTGGGTTTGAAACCCTGATTGTCACGGGGGACCGCGACTCGTTTCAACTGGTGAATGGCACAACCACGGTGCTTTACCCTATGCGCGGTGTGAGCACCTTGCACCGGTTTACCCCGGATGCGGTGGAGGAGAAGTACGGTTTAACACCGCAGCAGTATCCGGATTTCGCCGCGCTGCGAGGTGATCCCTCGGATAACCTGCCGGGCATTCCCGGGGTGGGGGAGAAGACGGCACAGAAGTGGATTGTGCAGTACGGATCTCTGGCTAACTTGCTGGATCATGCTGATGAGGTGAAAGGCAAGGTGGGTAACAGCCTTCGCGAGCGCCTTGACCAGGTGAAGTTGAATCGTGATCTCACGGCGATGGTGAAGGATGTTTCTCTTCCTGTCACGCCGGATCAGCTGGAGCTGCAGCCTGCACAGGTGGCAGAGGTTGCCGCCAAGTTTGATGAACTTGAGTTTGGCACGAATTTGCGTGAGCGAGTGTTGTCGGTGGTTGAGGCGGACGGCGCGGCGCCGGACGTTGTGGAGGAAACGGCGCGTGAGGTGGTCGTCGATACGCAACCTCTGGGCGAGTGGTTAGCGGCCCGCGCGGGGCAGGGTTTGGCGCTTGCGGTTGCCGGGAATCCTCAGCCTGCTGACGGTGACGCGTGGTCGCTGGCGCTTCTCGACGCCCAGTCCCACGCCGTTGCTGTTGATCTTGCGGCGATCACGGAGGAAGAGGAGCGGGTGCTGGCGGAGTGGTTGGCTTCGGAAAACCCGAAGTACCTGCATCATGCGAAGGCTGCGTTTCATATGCTGGCTGGGCGTGGTTTCGAGCTGAATGGTATTGCACAGGACACTGCTATTGCCGCGTATTTGTTACGTCCAGGCCAGCGTACCTACGAATTGAAGGATGTGTATCAGCGGCATTTGCAGCGGCAACTGTCCGAGGAAGAAAACACTGGTCAATTGTCGCTTCTCGACGCCCCAGATGACTCCCGTCCCCTCATAGATCAGGCGTCTGCAATCTATGAACTTGCAGTGGAGTTGACCAAGGAATTACAGAAAATTAATGAGTTTGAGCTGTATCGAGATCTGGAAGTTCCACTGATTGGTGTTCTCGCGCGCATGGAGGCTGCGGGCATTGCTGTGGATGTGGCCACGTTGGAAGAACAACGCGACCAATTTGTGGATATGGTGGCAAATGAGGAAGCTGCCGCTCGCGAACTCGCAAACGATCCGAATTTGAACCTTTCTAGCCCCAAGCAGTTACAGGTTGTGTTGTTTGAAACGCTCAGCATGCCGAAGACCAAGAAAACAAAGACGGGCTATTCTACGGCGGCCAAGGAAATTGAGGCCCTGGCGGTAACTAACCCTCACCCGTTCCTGGATCATCTGCTCGCACACCGCGAATACCAGAAGATGAAAACAACCCTTGACGGGTTGATTAAAGCCGTTGGTGCCGACGGTCGCATTCACACCACATTCAACCAAACCGTCGCATCCACTGGGCGTTTATCCTCGACAGATCCGAATCTGCAGAATATTCCCGTCCGCACCCCGGCAGGGCGCAAAATTCGTTCCGCTTTTGTGGTGGGGTCCGGCTATGAGACCCTGCTGACCGCTGACTATTCCCAGATTGAAATGCGCGTGATGGCGCACCTTTCCGGTGACGCCGGCCTGATCGACGCCTACAAACGCGGCGAAGACTTGCACAACTATGTTGGTTCCCGCGTTTTCGACGTCCCGGTTGATCAGGTCACCCCTGAATTACGACGCCGCGTCAAAGCCATGTCCTACGGCCTTGTCTATGGTTTGTCTGCCTTTGGTCTTGCGCAGCAACTCGGTATCCCGCAAGGCGAGGCGAAACGCATCATGGAAAACTATTTTGAGCGTTTTGGTGGTGTGAAACGCTACCTCGATGACGTGGTTGTTGAAGCTCGTAACGAAGGCTACACCGCCACGCTTTTCGGACGACGCCGCTACCTGCCGGAACTTCTTTCCGATAACCGCGTTGCCCGCGAAAACGCCGAGCGTGCCGCCCTCAATGCACCCATTCAGGGCACCGCCGCTGACATTATCAAGGTGGCCATGCTGCGTGTCGACACCGCCCTCAAAAAGGCAGGTATTACATCTCGCGTGCTTCTGCAGGTCCACGACGAACTCGTTGTCGAAATCGCCCCCGGCGAACTTGAACAAGTTCAAGAGATCGTGGAACGTGAAATGGACAACGCTATCACTCTAACCGTGCCACTTGAAGTATCCGCAGGGCACGGACCAAACTGGGATGCGGCGGCGCACTAG
- the coaE gene encoding dephospho-CoA kinase — MLLIGLTGGIGSGKSTVAAMLRDQGIRVVDADQIAREVVEPGQPALAELVEVFGQDILNDDGSLNRQELANRAFATEEATNALNAITHPRIEQETQRQFDLAAAEKENFLVYDMPLLVERGLHEEMDMVIVVHTDIEERVRRLVEHRGLDEDDVRRRMSHQVDDVTRLASADVLIDNNGSVDHLRKQVDDFLATL, encoded by the coding sequence ATGTTACTCATTGGCCTGACAGGCGGGATCGGCAGCGGTAAATCAACCGTGGCGGCGATGCTCCGGGACCAAGGCATTCGCGTCGTCGATGCGGACCAGATTGCTCGTGAAGTGGTGGAACCTGGACAACCTGCCTTGGCTGAGCTTGTAGAGGTGTTTGGGCAGGATATTCTCAACGACGATGGCAGTCTCAACCGTCAAGAGCTGGCCAATCGTGCGTTCGCCACTGAGGAAGCCACCAATGCGCTGAATGCCATCACCCATCCACGAATCGAGCAGGAAACCCAGCGGCAGTTTGACCTTGCGGCCGCCGAGAAAGAGAACTTCCTAGTCTATGACATGCCATTGCTGGTGGAGCGGGGTCTGCACGAGGAGATGGATATGGTCATTGTTGTGCACACTGACATTGAGGAGCGCGTGCGGCGGTTGGTTGAGCATCGTGGATTAGATGAAGATGATGTTCGTCGTCGTATGTCGCACCAGGTTGATGATGTGACTCGACTCGCATCTGCGGATGTTTTGATCGACAATAATGGAAGCGTCGATCATCTCCGCAAGCAGGTTGATGACTTCCTCGCCACTTTGTGA